TCGATTGATCCAGCGCCCAAACCCCATGCAATCAGGCTCAGAGTTTATGCGCTCGCTTGTGGGCTTCTATCGCATTAGCGGCAATGGTTACATGGAGCGGGTCATGGTTGGCAGTCAGCCGCGTGAGATTTACTCGCTTCGATCTGACCGCATGACCATCAAGCCGTCTAACACTGGCATGCCTGCCGGGTATCGCTATCAAGTGGGCTCTGAATTCGCCACATGGGAAGCCGACAACCGCACAGGGCTTAGCGATATTCGCCACCTAAAGGCGTTTAACCCCCTTGATGACTGGTATGGCATGAGCCCCTTGATGGCCGGTGCGTATGCAGTAGACCAGCATAACGAGTCTATGCAATGGATGCAGAGCCTATTGCAGAATGGTGCGGCTCCCTCTGGAGCAATGGAGCTTGCCGAAGGCTCGCTAACAGACGACCAGTTTAACCGGCTGAAGGCTGAGATTGATGAGAAGTATGCAGGCAGTCAGAACGCTGGGCGGCCCATGCTTCTTGAGGGTGGCTTGAAGTGGACGCAGATGGGACTGTCTCCGGTTGACGTTGCCATTATCGAAACCAAGTACAGCGCAGCGCGTGACGTATCCCTAGCTCTGGGGGTGCCTCCCTTGCTGCTAAACATTCCAGGCGATAGCACGTACAGCAATTACAAAGAGGCCCGCCTAGCTTTCTACGAAGAGACCGTCATTCCCCTCGTTCACTACATCCGCGACGAGCTTAACGCATGGCTGTCTCCTCTGTTCGATGGCGTAGAGCTAGATATTGACCTTGACAAGATCCCGGCGATTGCTGAGAAGCGGCTTGAGCTTTGGACAATGGCGGATAGCTCTACTGACCTGACCATTAACGAAAAGCGGGAAATCAAGGGCTATGATGCTATTGACGGCGGGGATGAAATCCTTGTTCA
This sequence is a window from Candidatus Obscuribacterales bacterium. Protein-coding genes within it:
- a CDS encoding phage portal protein: MRSADYAREGYQKNVVAYQAINKTADAVAAIPWIVRRANGDELTDHPLLRLIQRPNPMQSGSEFMRSLVGFYRISGNGYMERVMVGSQPREIYSLRSDRMTIKPSNTGMPAGYRYQVGSEFATWEADNRTGLSDIRHLKAFNPLDDWYGMSPLMAGAYAVDQHNESMQWMQSLLQNGAAPSGAMELAEGSLTDDQFNRLKAEIDEKYAGSQNAGRPMLLEGGLKWTQMGLSPVDVAIIETKYSAARDVSLALGVPPLLLNIPGDSTYSNYKEARLAFYEETVIPLVHYIRDELNAWLSPLFDGVELDIDLDKIPAIAEKRLELWTMADSSTDLTINEKREIKGYDAIDGGDEILVQSSMIPLSMAVTPLDLGMSEPMDDNPLAPGEERN